The window CGCTGGACGCTCTATGCCGCGTACAGCTTCATCAAGCGTGGCTTTTTCGTCCAGTGGAAAGGGCAGAACGACCCCTACGAGGTGGACGAGGCGAACCTTGGCAATCGGGCGGCGACCAATCAGCTGGCCTGTTATGCCAAAGTCGTGGTGCCGTTCTCTGCGCGGGTGGCGCTGCATGTGCGGGGCTCGCTGGTGCGCACGCTCATGGGCAATCAGTTCGGCGCGGAGGCCAATTTCAATCCGGCGTGGGGACAGGGGGTTGAGCTCCAGGCGGATTGGCTGCCTCACGACCGCCACACCATCACCGGCGGCCTGCAGTACCAGCACGACGCCGGCAGCACCAAGTACTTTGGTAGCCACAGGGGCTTTTTCGTGGGGCCCTACGTGCAGGACGAATGGCGCGTGCGCGACAACCTGCGTCTGACCGGCGGCCTGCGCTATGACCGCTACCAAATCGTCGGCGGCCTGAAGGAGGACCTGTTCAGCCCCCGCCTTGGCGTCAACTGGCAGCCTTGGGCGAACGCCAGCCTGCGCGCTTCGGTGGGCAGCGGCTTCCGGGCGGCAACCATCGTGGAGCGCTATCTCGAGCTGACGGTGATGAACTTCAAGATCAAGGCCAATCCCGGCATTCGCGCGGAGCGGTCGTGGGCCTATGACCTCGGCTTCTGCCAGTACCTCATGCGCGACTGGAATGTGGACGTCTCCTTCTTCGACAATGAGTACTGGGACATGATTGAGGCGCACCTGGATTTGATTCGCGGGCAGATCCAGTTTCGCAACGTGACGCGCGCCAGGGTTCGCGGCGTGGAAGCCACCACCAACCTCAGCGTGCCGTTCCGCCTGCTGGGCCGTAGATGGACCGCTGGACTGCACCTCAGCACCACGGCCATGGACCCGCGCGACATCAAGTGGAATGAGCCCCTCACCTATCGGCCAAAGGTGCTCACCACGGTGAAAGCCGATCTGCGCCTGGGCAGGCTGCAAGGCGAAATCGACTACCGTTACGCCAGCAAGATCGACAAAGTCAAGGTCTACCCCATCAACGAGCGGGTGCCAATGAAGTTTGTGGACCTGCGCTTTGGCGTGGAGTTGGGCAAAGTCGCCTTGCGGGCAAGTGTGAACAACCTTCTGCAGTACAACTATGCGCCCATGGAGAGCAACCTCATGCCCATGCGCACGTTTCTTGTCGGCCTGCAAGGTGGCTTCTGAGAAAGGAAAGGAGTGGCAACAGCATTGGAGGCGAAGATGAGACGCGACCTGACCAGGCGGGAGTTTATGGCCAACGCGGCGTTGGGGGGACTGGTGCTGGGGACGGCGTGGCCATTGATGCGGTCGTTAGGCACGCAGCAGCCCCCGGCGCCAAAGGTGATCTACCGCCCACTGGGCAAGACAGGGGTTCGTCTGCCCATCGTCAGCTTCGGGGTGATGAACTCCGACAGCCCAGACCTGCTGCGCAAGGCTCTTGACCTCGGCGTGCGCCACTTGGACACGGCGCATGGCTACATGGGCGGCAAGAGCGAGGAGGTCATTGGCACCATTGTGGCCGAGCGCACGTGCCGCGACCGCGTGGTCATCGGCACCAAGCTCTGGTTTGCCCGGGACCGCGAGGGGAACTTTCTCACCGCCGACCGTGGCCCGAATCCCGGCGCCACACAGGAAAACTTTGACCGCATGCTGGGCATCAGCCTGAAGAGGCTGCAGAGCGACTATGTGGATATCCTCTACTTGCACAGCTGCCAGACGGCGGGCATGGTTACCCACGAGCCTCTCCTGAAAATCTTCGCGGAGGCCAAGAAGAAGGGGCTGGCGCGCTTTGTCGGCATCTCCACCCATTCCAACGAGCCGGAGGTGATCCGTGCGGCAGCGGACAGCGGCGTGTGGGATGTGGTCCTCACCGCCTACAACTACCTCCAGGGCCATCGCGACGAGGTGCGCGCGGCCATCAAGTACGCGGCCGACAAGGGCCTTGGCGTGGTTGCCATGAAGACGCAGGCAGGAGCGCGCATGAACCAGCGGCGGAGCGTCAACCATGCGGCAGCCCTCAAGTGGGTGCTCAATGACGAGCACGTGTGCACCACCATCCCCGGGGTCACGACGTTTGAGCAACTGGAGCTGGATTGGGGACTGATGGCCAACCTCAAACTGACTGAGGAGGAAGAAAAGGACCTGCAGCTTTCGGCCGCAACGCCAGGATCGTTCTACTGCCACGGCTGTCGCTCGTGCGTGGCCTCGTGTCCGCAGCAGGTGGAGATTCCCACGGCCATGCGCGCCTACATGTACGCCTTTGCCTATGGCAACCGCCGGCAGGCGCACCAGGCGTTGGCAGAGTTCGCCGACCAGCGTGGACTCGCCCCCTGCCGGGACTGCGAGCGGTGTGTGGCCTCCTGCCGGCACGGCATCCCGATCGGCGCGCGCGTTCAGGGCGTCCTTGCCTTGGCAGGTGCGCATGACCACTCTGTGCAGCAAGTGTGAGGTGTACGCGATGAGAAGTTTCCGCCCATCTTCGTTCAGGTTGGTCGGAGCTTTGGCGATCTTTGCGGTCGCGACAAGCTGTGTGGCGCAGGGCAGTGCCCAGCGGGAGGTCTTGGCTGCCCTGCTGCCCACTGCTGAGGACCTGCCGGGCTGGCAGCGTAGCGAGCCACTGCAATTTTTCCTGCCCGACAACTTGTGGGAGTACATCGACGGCGCCGCTGATCTGTACTTGGAGTACGGCTTCCAGGCGGTGGTCGCTGCCGAGTACATGACGGCCGACAGCGCCCGCTCGCTCACTGTGGAGGTCTACCGCATGGCTACGCCGCTGGGCGGCTTTGGCATCTACGCGGCGGAGCGCTCCCCTGAGGACAGCATTGTGGCCGTGGGCGTGCAGGGGCGCCTGAGCGAAAATACCCTCAACTTCTGGAAGGGGCCTTTCTACGTCAAGCTCACTTCGTTTGACGTGGCGGAAGACGTGCCGCAGGTGCTCGCCCATGCGGCGCAGCGCATTGCGCAACGCATCCCAGGGGAGTTCGCCCAGCCTGCGCTGTTCGGCTGCTTTCCGGAGGAGCAGCGTGTGCCGCACAGCGAGCGCTACATCCCGCGCCACTTTCTGGGGCAAGCCTTTCTGCACGATGCCTATCGCGTGGACTACCAGCATGGGGCAGTGGGGTGTCAGCTTTTCTTGGTCCCCACCGACTCGGCTGAGCAGGCGCTGCGCCGTTTGCTCGACTTTGCCCGCTCACAGGGGCAGAAGGTGGTGACCGACGAGGTGGGCGGCGTGCAGGTCACCTGCATGGGCGACGACCGCTGGATGATGGTCTTTGCCCTGCGCGGTCTGCTTGGGGGTGCCATTGGCGTCGTGGACCTGGAGGCGGGCAAGACGCTGGTGGGGCGGCTGCTGGCACGGGTGGCGGAGTGCCGGGCGGTTCAGGGGAGGTAGGTGAGACTTGGTTTGACGAGGGACCCCAGGCTGCAGTCTGAGTTAGCAAGGCAAGGTTTTTGAGGCCGGAGGCGGCGCCGGGCTGCTCCGCCGTGGCGTTTGAGCAAGGCGGCGCTCCTAAGGTGTGGCGTGCTCGCACCGACAAGCCGGGTGCAGCTCTGCGCTGGAGCTCGGGGGGCTGCGCCTCATTGCCAGGAACCTCCCCAGCCGCCTCCCGGGTCAGGAGCCAGCGCCGGGCGCTGCCGTGATTTGCTTCCGCCGCAACTTGTCCTCTTCCCAAAGGCCATGCCGATCAGGTATGGGCTGTGCGCCAGTCGCGATCAGCCCATGGACTCTTGCAGTTGCCACATTTTCTCCGGGAAGACCCCCACTATTTGCTGCGCCAGCCAGGCCGTGGACGCATCCACTCGTGTCAGGCGATGCCATCTTGGCGGTTCTGCTCGAGGCGACGGTTCACAAGCGAGGGCCGGTGGCCTTAGGCGCGGCCTGTTCTGCCTCTCGTTGGCAGCACGTCCTAAGCTACTGAAGTCGTCCTGACTTCGCCAGAGCGAGCGCGCCATATCGCCGCAATGTGCCCCGGCGTCCCGCAGGAAGTCCTTCGCCAGCGCCCAGGCCCCACCGGCCCTGCAAGTTTTCACCGCCTTGCGTGTTCAAAGGCCGTGAACAGCTCTCGCCGGCTTTGCAGACAGACGGCGGCGGGAACTCTTGCGCCGGAATTCCGTACAGAGCATCAGTGCTGTCGACTTTCGCGGAACCGAGCCGTTCTATCAGAGGGAGCGTATGGTCATCACAATTGAAGGCCTGACCAAGGTCTACGAAGGCGGAAAGAAAGCCATCGACGACATTAACCTACGCATCGAGAGCGGGATGTTTGGCCTGCTCGGGCCCAACGGTGCCGGCAAGACCACCCTCATGCGTATTCTGGCCACCCTCATGAAGCCCAGCGCCGGGGTGGTCAAGTTCAACGGCCTGGACCTGCAAAAAGACCGCCGCGCCATCCGCGCCATGCTCGGCTATCTGCCCCAGGATTTTCGCCTCTTTTCCCGCCTCACCACCTGGGAGTTTCTGGACTATATCGCCGCGCTCTCCGGCCTCAAGGACAGCCGCGCCCGGAAAAAGGCCGTGGCCAACATGTTAGAGCAGGTGGGGTTGTACGAGGTTGGTGACCGCCAGGCGAACAAGCTCTCCGGTGGCATGAAGCGGCGCTTGGGCATCGCCCAGGCACTCATCGGTGACCCCAAGGTGGTCATCGTCGACGAGCCCACCACCGGGTTGGATCCGGAGGAGCGCATCCGCTTCCGCAACCTCCTCTCGGACATGACGCGGCGCGACATTATCATCATCTTGTCCACGCACATCGTGGGCGACATCTCCAGCACCTGCCGCAAGATGGCGCTGCTCAATGACGGCCACCTGGTCTTCGAAGGGGCGCCGGACGCCTTGATCGAGCAGGCAAAAGGCCACGTCTGGCGCATCAAGGCGGCCGACTCTCAGTTGGAGGCGATCAAGGAGCGCTATCCGGTCATTGCCACCATCCCCGCCGAAGCGGGCTGGGAGGTAGAAGTGGTGGCCGAGAACTTGGACACCTATCCCGGCAAGCCCATCGACCCAAACTTGGAGCACGCCTATGTCTTCTTCATGGAGTACAAGTTGGGGGCGTCGCTGGACGAGAAGGAGTTGGCCGAGAGGTAGGCGTGACGTCATCTATTGCATAGCGAGGTGAAGAGGATGTTATCCATACACAATATCTGGACAGTGGCCCGGTTTGAGATAAAGACGCTGCTGCGCAGCTGGTTCTTCCGCATCTTCGCCGGGCTGGCGGTGATCGGCCTCTTTGTGCTGAACCTGCTTTTGCTCACCAACGTGGGCAATTCGCCGTGGATCTTCCGCGGCCTGCCTGCATCGGTGCCGTACATGAACCTGTCGCTGCTCAACGTGGTGCAGGCGGTGATCGCAGTCTTCCTGGCCTCCGACTTTTTGAAGCGCGACAAGAAGTTGGACACCACCGAAGTGGTCTACATGCGCTCGATGACCAACGGCGACTATGTGTTCGGCAAGACCTTGGGTATCTTCTTGGTCTTCCTGGGCCTGAACGTGGCGGTCCTCCTGGTGGCGGGGGTGTTCCACTCGGCCTTCAGCGGCCTGCCTTTTGGCGTGAAACCGTACCTTCTGTACACGCTGCTCATCAGCCTGCCGACGCTTTTCTATGTGTTCGGCTTAGCGTTCCTGCTCATGTCCCTCATCCGCAACCAGGCGGTGACCTTTGTGGTGCTCCTCGGCTACATCGGCCTGACGCTCTTTGTGTTAGGGGGCGAGGCTCACCAGCTTTTCGACTACATGAGCTTCAACGTGCCGCTGATGTACTCGGACTTTGTCGGGTTTGGGAATATCGGTAAGGTGCTGATCCACCGGGGGATCTATTTCTGTCTGGGCGTTTCCTTTATCGCTGCCACGGTGCTCCTTCTGCGCCGCCTCCCGCAATCGATGGGGATGCTGCGCCTGGCGGCGGTTCTGGCCGTAGTATTCTTTGTGGCGGGTGTGGCATTGGCCGTGATGCATGTCCGCAGCTTCTTCGACGTGCGGGCACAACGCAAAGAGATGGTGGAGCTGAACACCTCGTTAGCGAGTCTGCCGCGCCCAAGTTTAGCCAGCATGCGCATAGCAGTGGACCACAAGGGCGACCGGCTGCACGGCGAAGCCACCATGGCGTTGCGCAACGAGGCCTCGCAGCCGCTCTCCCGGCTGGTAGTGGCGTTGAACCCGGGTTTGCAGGTTGAGCGGGTGGAGCAAAGCGGCCGGCCGGTAAGCGTGGCCCGTCGGCGCCACCTGTTGGAACTGACGCTTCCCGAAGCCCTGCAGCCGGGAGAGGTAGATTCAGTGCGCGTCGCCTACAGCGGCACTATCGACGAAGCGGCCTGCTACCTGGATGTGGACAATGCCAAGCGGGAAGCGCTCTATCGCGTGGCGCTGTTCAACATCGACAAGCGGCACGCACTGGTAACCAAGGAGTTCGTGCTGCTCACCTCAGAGGCGCTTTGGTACCCGCGGCCAGGCGTCACCTACACGCCCCATGAGCCGACCGTGGTCGCCCCTGACTTTGCCCGGTTTACCCTGCAAGTGAGCACCTCGCCGGGTCTCCAGGCTATCTCCCAGGGTGAGGTGAGCAGCATAGCGCCGGGCAAGTTCGTGTTCCGGCCGGAGGTTCCATTGCCCAGCATGTCGTTGGTCATCGGCCCGTACCAGCAGCGCAGCATTACGGTTGACTCGGTGCAGTACGCGCTTTACACCTGGCCTGGCCACGACTATTTTCGCTCCTACTTCACCGAGGTGAGCGACACCTTGGGCGCCTTGATCAGGGAGATCAAGCAGGACTATGAGGTGCGGGTGGACATGAAGTACCCCTACCATCGTCTCTTCCTGGTGGAGGCGCCGGTGCAGTTCTATGCGTACCCCCGCGCCTGGGGAGGAGCGCAGGAGACCGTGCAGCCGCAGATGGTCTTTTTGCCGGAAAAGGGCGTGTTCCTGCCGGCGGCGGATTTTCGCGAAGCCATGCGGCGGGAGCGCTGGCGCGCGCAGCGCACCAACCAGATCAGCACCCCCAAGGAGACGCAGACACGCCTGTTCCGCCAGTTCGTGGGCACCACGCTGGTCTCAGGCATGACCATGATTCGCATCGGCAGAGGTGGCGACCCTTTGAGCAGTGCCGGCTACAACGTCTTCCCCAACTACTATGCCTTTGCCACTGCGGTGCGCTCGGCGCAGTGGCCGTTTCTCAACCTGGCCATGGAGGCGTTCTTGCGGGCGCGGGCGGAGACAGGGTTCGCGCCGCCGTTCCGGTTCTTCTCAGGCTTGACGCAGGAAGAAAAGGTGAACCAAGCCCTGCAGGAGAAGAGCCTGCAGGAGCTCCTTGCTGATGCGCGCTACCAGGATCTGGTTGCCGATGCCATCAAGCTGAAAGGGACTTTTCTCTTCAGTTATCTGCAACATCGCATTGGCACGGAGCGGTTCAATGAGTTTCTGCGCCAATGGCTCGCGGCCAAGCGATTCAAGGCTGTCGATGCGCAGGAACTGGTGGCGGAGCTGCGCGATCGCTTTGGCATCGACTTGAGGAGCCTGCTGGCGGAATGGTCCACAAGCCGCCAGCTCCCCGGCTTCCTGCTGAGCAACATCGAAGGGTACAAGGTGCTGGACGGCGAGCGGACGCGGTATCAGGTAAAGTTTAAGGTCTCCAACCTCGAGCCGGCGGAGGGGCTGCTGGCCCTCACGTTCCGCGTGGCGGGAGGCGGCCCAGGGTTCGGCTTTGGCCCTCCGGGCTTCGGACAGGCCAACGAGGTACAGCGCACCGTGGTGCTGGCGGGCAATCAGACCAAAGAGGTGGGTATCGTGCTGGACGACCAGCCGCGCATGGTGACCATCAACACTTTGACCTCGCGCAACCTCCCTTCGGTCATCAGCAGGCCATTCGATGAGTTTCAGGAGAACAAGAAGGCGGTGCCGTTCGAAGGGGAGCGCATCGTCAGCGAGCCGGTAGCCCTGGTCAATTCCGGCGAGCTGGTGGTGGACAACGAGGATCCGGGGTGCCATGTCGTTGGGAGCGCCAGCGGAAGCCCATTGCGCCATCTGCTCGGCGCCGGCTCTGCGAACAACCAGGAACGCTACGTGGCCATGCAGTTCTGGCGCCTGCCCCCGGAGTGGAAGGCCACCGTGCAGGCCAGCTTCTACGGCCGGTATGTGCGCTCGGCCTACTTCACCAAACCGGGCGGGGGCGATAAGGTGGTCTCCTGGACTACCCATTTGCCTGCGCCTGGCTACTATGGCGTCTACTACTACAGCGGCGGTGCCATGCCGGGCTTCAGGCGCTTCGGCCCTGGCGGTGGAGGTCGACCGGGCGAACGACCGCGCGACAGCGGGCAGTACCACTTCCGCATCCACCACGATGATGGTGTGGACGATGTAGTCTTCGACCGCGCCCAGGCAGAAGAAGGGTGGAACTTTTTGGGGCGCTACTACCTCTCCGGCGATAGCGCCAAGGTGGAGCTGACCAACAAGAGCGACGCGCGCGTCATCTTTGCCGACGCCGTCAAGTGGGTCAAGGAATGAGACTGGGGAGCGCAGGTACGAGTCGGTTCTATGCAGTGGAGAGAAGGATGCAGGTGAAGAGCTCACGTTATTTGTCTCGGGGAATATGGCGGCTCGCGGCAGTGCTGCTGCTTGGTGCTCTGAGCCAGGCAGCCCAAGGCCAGCGGGTGCTCACGCTGCAGGAGGCACTGGACATCGCCATGCAGCAGAGTCCAGACATTCAGCGTTCGCAGTTGAACCTGCAGCGGAGCAGCGAATCGCTCAATGCGCAGAAGGCGGCGCTCAAGTCGCAGTTCAGCCTGTCAATTACCCCGGCTGACTACCGCAACGAGCGCGTGTTCAACTCGTTCTTCTCCCGCTGGAATACCAACGAGACCAAGACGTCCTCCGGCACGTTCACCATCTCGCAGCCCATAAAGTGGACTGACGGGACGCTGGCGCTCATCAATCGCTTCGCCTGGCAGGACGCCTACAGCGAGTTCCAGCACACGCGCAGCAAGACCTTTAGCAACAACCTCTACCTGAGCTGGCAGCAGCCCATTTTCACCTACAACCGCACGGAGATGGCGCTGCGCCGGTTGGAGCTGGACCTCGAGGATGCGGCCCTCAGTTACGCCATTCGCAAGTTGGCCTTGGAGCGGAGCGTGGCGCAGGCCTTCTTCGACGTCTACAGGAACAAGATGAGCCTGGAAATCGCCCGCGAGGAGCTGGCCAACCAGGGACAGAGCTATCAGATCATCAAGAACAAGGTGGACGCAGGCCTTTCCGCCCTGGAGGAACTCTACCAGGCCGAGCTGAACCTGTCGACCAGCAAGTCCAATGTGGAGAACAAGCAAGTGGCGTTGGAAAACTCCTTAGACAGTTTCAAGCAGTTGATCGGCGTGTCGCTGTTCGAGGAGATCGCCGTGCAGGCGGACATTACCCATCAGCCGGTGCAGGTGGACCTGCAGAAGGCCCTGGACCATGGCCTACAGTGGCGCATGGAGCTGCGCCAGGCGCGCATCGACATCGAGACCTCGCAATTCGATCTCGTTCAGGCCTCTGCCACCAATGAGTTCCGCGGCGATGTCACCGTCTCCTACGGCGTGATCGGCACCGACGAGCGGCTGGCCAATATCTATGAGGTGCCCACCAAGAACCAGCGCTTCTCGCTCTCCCTGGAGATTCCCTTGTGGGACTGGGGAGAGAAAAAGTCGCGCATCAAGTCTGCCGAAGCGGTGGTGAAGACGCGCGAGCTGTCTCTGGAGGAGGAACGGAACAACATCCTCATCGCCATACGGCAGGTCTATCGCAACCTGCAGAACCTGGAAAGCCAGATCGAGATCGCGCGGCAGAATGTGCGCAACGCACAGCTCACCTACGACATCAACCTGGAGCGGTACAAGAACGGCGACCTCACCAGCATGGACTTGCAGCTCTACCAGAATCAGCTGTCGCAGAAGAAGCTTGCGCTGGTGGATGGCCTGATTAGCTACAAGATCGAGCTGTTGAACATGAAAATCCAGTCCCTCTGGGACTTTGAACGGAACGAGTCGGTGGTGCCCCAGGAGCTGCTCAGGTTGCGCTCGTAGCAGGTGGCTACCCGAAGGTCGGAGTGGATGAAGGAGCAAGAGGTGAAAACGAGATTGTTGCTCATGTTGGGCCTGCTGCTACTGGTCGGATGTGGCGGGCGAGATACTGGGGGCGAAACGGACATTGCCGTGCCGGTATCGGTGGAGGAGATCACCCTGCGGCCGATTGAAGAGTTCATCGTGACCACCGGCACGGTGAGCGCCATCAAAGAGGCGCTGCTGAACTCCGAGACCGCCGGCCACTACCGGCTGCTCACCAACCCGCAAACGGGGAGACCCTTTGCCCTGGGCGACCGGGTCAGCAAGGGGCAGGAGATTATCCATCTGGACAACCCGGAGTTGGAGACGAGCATCAAGATCGACTCGCAGGAGCTGAACTTAGACATCTCCAAGCGGGAGTACGAGAAGCAGCAGTCCCTGTACGAGAAGGGGGGCGTGACCTTGCGCGAGCTCAAGAATGCAGAGCGCGCCTACGTGGAGGCCAAGTACGCCTACGAAAACGCCCTGCTGCAACTGGCAAAGCTCAAGGTGGTGGCGCCTTTCGACGGGCTCATCGTCGAGCTGCCGTACTACACTCCTGGCGTGCGGGTGGCTGCCAACCAGCCGATGGTCACGATCATGAACTATAGCCAGCTCTACATGGAAGCGAACCTGCCGGGGGTGGATTTGGGAAGCGTGCAGGTCAACCAGCCGGTGCGGGTGATGAACTATACCATGCCCAAGGACACCCTGTACGGCAAGGTCTCGCAGGTGTCGCCGGCCATCGATGCCAGCACGCGCACCTTCAAGGCGGCGCTGCTCATCGACAATCCGCAGTGGCTCCTGCGCCCCGGGATGTTCGTGAAGGCGGAGATCGTGGTGGCGCGCAACGACTCGGCCATCGTCGTGCCCAAGGAGGTGATTCTGGCCAAGCGCCAGGGCAAGACCGTCTTCGTGGTGGAGCGCGGCGCCGCCCAGGAGCGGGTGATTACCACCGGCCTGGAAAACCCCAACGAGGTGGAGGTGGTGCAGGGACTGCGCGTGAACGAGCGGCTGGTGGTCAAAGGCTTCGAGACTTTGCGGAACCGCTCCAGGGTCAAGATTGTCCGCTAACGGCCCGGACCGCAACGAGAAAGCAGAGCAATGAGAAAGCTGACGCAATTCTCCGTCGACTACCCCGTCACGGTGTTGATGCTGGTCCTGGCCGTCCTGCTGTTGGGGTACATCTCCTTTCGCAAGTTGGGGGTTGACCTCTTCCCCGACCTGAACAATC is drawn from candidate division KSB1 bacterium and contains these coding sequences:
- a CDS encoding TonB-dependent receptor — encoded protein: MRKLHCLLLVFAVAGAAVRAGHAGVGSVAGTVVDSETGKPLPGANVQVLGTTRGASADREGHFVVVHLPPGTYSVRASMIGYRAVTREWVKVVEGQETCLSFSLQPAPIEFDPIVVVAGKAQQRLDQAAVSISVVSARDIQRRNATNLLEALETAPGVNFIGEQINIRGSTGYTFGAGNKVLLLLDGVPVYASDTGQFNWDMLPPLDIEQIEVLKGAGSTLWGASALGGVVNVVTKSPSPKGQLLFSWTAGKYDRPYYDEWRWTDPDRLHYTREDLSYSRSFGPLGLRLSAGRFMSTGYTQLGDFQKYNLTGRADYRFRNNVRWTLYAAYSFIKRGFFVQWKGQNDPYEVDEANLGNRAATNQLACYAKVVVPFSARVALHVRGSLVRTLMGNQFGAEANFNPAWGQGVELQADWLPHDRHTITGGLQYQHDAGSTKYFGSHRGFFVGPYVQDEWRVRDNLRLTGGLRYDRYQIVGGLKEDLFSPRLGVNWQPWANASLRASVGSGFRAATIVERYLELTVMNFKIKANPGIRAERSWAYDLGFCQYLMRDWNVDVSFFDNEYWDMIEAHLDLIRGQIQFRNVTRARVRGVEATTNLSVPFRLLGRRWTAGLHLSTTAMDPRDIKWNEPLTYRPKVLTTVKADLRLGRLQGEIDYRYASKIDKVKVYPINERVPMKFVDLRFGVELGKVALRASVNNLLQYNYAPMESNLMPMRTFLVGLQGGF
- a CDS encoding aldo/keto reductase, which codes for MRRDLTRREFMANAALGGLVLGTAWPLMRSLGTQQPPAPKVIYRPLGKTGVRLPIVSFGVMNSDSPDLLRKALDLGVRHLDTAHGYMGGKSEEVIGTIVAERTCRDRVVIGTKLWFARDREGNFLTADRGPNPGATQENFDRMLGISLKRLQSDYVDILYLHSCQTAGMVTHEPLLKIFAEAKKKGLARFVGISTHSNEPEVIRAAADSGVWDVVLTAYNYLQGHRDEVRAAIKYAADKGLGVVAMKTQAGARMNQRRSVNHAAALKWVLNDEHVCTTIPGVTTFEQLELDWGLMANLKLTEEEEKDLQLSAATPGSFYCHGCRSCVASCPQQVEIPTAMRAYMYAFAYGNRRQAHQALAEFADQRGLAPCRDCERCVASCRHGIPIGARVQGVLALAGAHDHSVQQV
- a CDS encoding ABC transporter ATP-binding protein, translating into MVITIEGLTKVYEGGKKAIDDINLRIESGMFGLLGPNGAGKTTLMRILATLMKPSAGVVKFNGLDLQKDRRAIRAMLGYLPQDFRLFSRLTTWEFLDYIAALSGLKDSRARKKAVANMLEQVGLYEVGDRQANKLSGGMKRRLGIAQALIGDPKVVIVDEPTTGLDPEERIRFRNLLSDMTRRDIIIILSTHIVGDISSTCRKMALLNDGHLVFEGAPDALIEQAKGHVWRIKAADSQLEAIKERYPVIATIPAEAGWEVEVVAENLDTYPGKPIDPNLEHAYVFFMEYKLGASLDEKELAER
- a CDS encoding TolC family protein, producing the protein MQVKSSRYLSRGIWRLAAVLLLGALSQAAQGQRVLTLQEALDIAMQQSPDIQRSQLNLQRSSESLNAQKAALKSQFSLSITPADYRNERVFNSFFSRWNTNETKTSSGTFTISQPIKWTDGTLALINRFAWQDAYSEFQHTRSKTFSNNLYLSWQQPIFTYNRTEMALRRLELDLEDAALSYAIRKLALERSVAQAFFDVYRNKMSLEIAREELANQGQSYQIIKNKVDAGLSALEELYQAELNLSTSKSNVENKQVALENSLDSFKQLIGVSLFEEIAVQADITHQPVQVDLQKALDHGLQWRMELRQARIDIETSQFDLVQASATNEFRGDVTVSYGVIGTDERLANIYEVPTKNQRFSLSLEIPLWDWGEKKSRIKSAEAVVKTRELSLEEERNNILIAIRQVYRNLQNLESQIEIARQNVRNAQLTYDINLERYKNGDLTSMDLQLYQNQLSQKKLALVDGLISYKIELLNMKIQSLWDFERNESVVPQELLRLRS
- a CDS encoding efflux RND transporter periplasmic adaptor subunit → MKTRLLLMLGLLLLVGCGGRDTGGETDIAVPVSVEEITLRPIEEFIVTTGTVSAIKEALLNSETAGHYRLLTNPQTGRPFALGDRVSKGQEIIHLDNPELETSIKIDSQELNLDISKREYEKQQSLYEKGGVTLRELKNAERAYVEAKYAYENALLQLAKLKVVAPFDGLIVELPYYTPGVRVAANQPMVTIMNYSQLYMEANLPGVDLGSVQVNQPVRVMNYTMPKDTLYGKVSQVSPAIDASTRTFKAALLIDNPQWLLRPGMFVKAEIVVARNDSAIVVPKEVILAKRQGKTVFVVERGAAQERVITTGLENPNEVEVVQGLRVNERLVVKGFETLRNRSRVKIVR